TTTCAAATACTGTTCTTCACGGAGCACGAGCGCTTGCACATGACCTTTGGATGTGAATTTCACAGCATTCTGCAACAGGTTTTTAAATATTTGGGCGACGCGATCTCGATCGGCATACACCATTGGTAACCCTGCCTCAGCTGTAATCTCTAGTTGCGTTTCCTTCGCATCGGCTTCAGGCTGAAATGCAAACATTAGTTTTTCCAATAAATCAACAATATCAACAGGAGTTTTAAACAAGGTGATATCTTTATTTTCAAGTTTAATTAAGTCCATTAGATCTTCGACTAAACGATTAAGGTGCATCGTTTCTTGATACATCACTTGATAATAATGTTGGCGCGTTTCTTCCTCGCGAATAAGTCCATCCTGAAGCGCCTCCAAGAAACCTTGAATCGCTGTCAATGGTGTGCGTAGGTCATGTGAAATATTAGCTAAAAAGTCATTGCGAATCTTTTCTTCCCTTTTTAAATTCATTTCATCTTTTTCTACTTTTTCAGCTAATCGATTGACTGTTTTCGCCAAATCTGCCAACTCAGCAGGATTGTCAATTTCCAAGCGTTGGTGATAATTACCTTGTTCAATTTCCATCGCGGTGCGTTCAATATAGTGCAACGGTCTTGTAATCGACCACGATAAGTAAGAAACAATGGCAGTTGATAAAATGACTCCAAAAAGGATCGCCCAAAGAATCGTTTCGCGAATAAACACAAACGTTTGATTCAAACCCTCAACCGGGGCATGCAGCACAATTCCGCCGTAGATGTTCTTTTTTGCGCCCCAGGGTACAACCACTGAGATCATCGGCTTATTGAGGCCTTCGAAATGCAACTCTGACAAAACATCTTGTCCTTTTAAAGCTCGATCTACGATCCGC
This portion of the Ammoniphilus oxalaticus genome encodes:
- a CDS encoding sensor histidine kinase — protein: MKWFNKTLFRRILISFLVTLLIGLGVVGFSISWLTKDYMYTQTQEELVRKAKRVNATIQRHENIDEKTIEMLALLDQSFDTRIWVFDKEGQIIATSMKDEVFIGKSVAPRIVDRALKGQDVLSELHFEGLNKPMISVVVPWGAKKNIYGGIVLHAPVEGLNQTFVFIRETILWAILFGVILSTAIVSYLSWSITRPLHYIERTAMEIEQGNYHQRLEIDNPAELADLAKTVNRLAEKVEKDEMNLKREEKIRNDFLANISHDLRTPLTAIQGFLEALQDGLIREEETRQHYYQVMYQETMHLNRLVEDLMDLIKLENKDITLFKTPVDIVDLLEKLMFAFQPEADAKETQLEITAEAGLPMVYADRDRVAQIFKNLLQNAVKFTSKGHVQALVLREEQYLKINIKDTGIGIETGDLERIWERFFKGDRVRSKANKGTGLGLSIVQQLVKLHHGKISVHSELGKGTTFTVWLPIIAEYGDDLENVDDIY